A part of Ptychodera flava strain L36383 chromosome 11, AS_Pfla_20210202, whole genome shotgun sequence genomic DNA contains:
- the LOC139144339 gene encoding uncharacterized protein KIAA1958-like, with protein MQISEGTAERKPDKQMTSASWWTQIFDELYKKKTAAATNAKAMEPEPSVTPAPANHSTTTWNTTTGSSASARFANVSTDDVSVLVSTQKNINTEMKTMREVAVFEEWRQSMTTEIRRIEDIQPPELDPLLGRFYLSVRKKNGEEYEPDSISSYQKSIDRHLRNANYGYSIMRDELFQKSRDALAAKRKQLKATGKGNLPKKSQAITEDHEKALVEAGQLGIHSPNAVLNTIWLNNTKLFGLRGGDEQRQMKWADVSVARDENGEYLVYNERLTKTRCGEPGNTCKFAPRAYPSPSKAQTCPVTVYRAYAKRRPEAMNFDDAPFYLGIEYVTSTLQRGIWFRKQQMDVNKLNMIMKSMANAAGLSDTQQSQREKSMRERLLDAGVPPNIAAQLSGHKNPTSLNRYSTANEDQQRQISNILSGVRNTFDPLPSTSSVSYPYQPYHLFPDRHLPTEAQ; from the exons ATGCAAATATCAGAAGGAACAGCTGAGCGCAAGCCAGACAAGCAGATGACGAGTGCATCCTGGTGGACCcaaatatttgatgaattgtaca AGAAAAAGACAGCGGCTGCAACAAACGCAAAAGCCATGGAGCCAGAACCATCCGTGACACCTGCACCGGCAAACCATTCTACGACTACGTGGAATACCACCACGGGATCGTCTGCGTCTGCAAGATTTGCCAACGTTTCGACAGACGATGTCAGTGTCCTTGTTAGTACTCAGAAGAATATAAACACCGAAATGAAAACGATGCGGGAAGTCGCAGTATTCGAAGAGTGGCGACAATCCATGACAACCGAAATCCGCCGTATTGAAGATATACAACCACCCGAACTTGATCCGTTGCTCGGAAGATTTTACCTTAGTGTACGGAAGAAGAACGGCGAGGAGTACGAGCCGGACTCGATCTCCAGTTATCAAAAATCAATTGATCGCCATTTGCGGAATGCCAACTACGGATATAGCATAATGCGAGATGAGTTGTTTCAGAAAAGCCGTGATGCCCTGGCAGCTAAACGGAAACAACTGAAGGCGACAGGAAAAGGTAATTTGCCAAAGAAATCTCAGGCTATTACCGAAGACCACGAAAAAGCCTTAGTGGAAGCCGGTCAACTCGGTATACACAGTCCGAACGCTGTCCTAAATACTATTTGGCTCAACAACACCAAGCTCTTTGGCCTGCGGGGAGGTGACGAGCAAAGACAAATGAAGTGGGCAGATGTATCAGTAGCAAGAGATGAAAACGGTGAATACCTCGTCTATAACGAGCGGCTGACAAAGACGAGATGCGGTGAGCCCGGCAACACCTGTAAGTTTGCCCCGAGAGCCTACCCAAGCCCATCAAAAGCGCAGACTTGCCCCGTCACCGTCTATAGAGCATACGCGAAACGAAGACCCGAGGCCATGAATTTCGATGACGCACCTTTCTATCTTGGAATAGAATATGTTACATCTACTCTTCAAAGGGGAATATGGTTTCGGAAGCAGCAAATGGATGTTAATAAATTAAACATGATCATGAAGTCCATGGCAAACGCGGCCGGCCTCTCGGACACTCAGCAATCACAGCGCGAGAAAAGCATGCGTGAACGATTGCTTGACGCTGGTGTTCCTCCCAACATAGCTGCTCAGCTAAGCGGACATAAAAATCCAACCAGTCTAAATAGATACTCAACAGCAAATGAAGACCAGCAACGACAAATAAGCAACATCTTGAGCGGAGTACGCAACACGTTTGATCCACTACCAAGCACTTCTTCGGTAAGCTACCCGTACCAGCCGTACCATCTATTTCCGGACCGGCATCTGCCTACGGAAGCACAGTGA